In one Candidatus Polarisedimenticolia bacterium genomic region, the following are encoded:
- the folK gene encoding 2-amino-4-hydroxy-6-hydroxymethyldihydropteridine diphosphokinase yields MAARGVFIGLGSNIGDRRAHLDRARNALGKAGLKVSQQSSLYRTDPVEVVDQEEFINQVVGCETGLGPEAILEVCLAVERSMGRVRTRDKGPRVIDLDLLLSGNDIRSGVALQVPHPRMHLRRFVLVPLAEISPGAWHPVLNLTAAELLAKCPDRSRVERVLL; encoded by the coding sequence ATGGCCGCAAGGGGTGTGTTCATCGGGTTGGGGTCGAATATCGGCGATCGCCGTGCCCACCTGGACCGGGCCCGGAATGCCCTGGGGAAGGCGGGACTCAAGGTTTCGCAGCAGTCCTCGCTCTATCGCACGGATCCAGTGGAAGTTGTTGACCAGGAAGAGTTTATCAATCAAGTGGTCGGATGCGAAACGGGCCTGGGGCCGGAGGCCATCCTGGAGGTCTGCCTGGCAGTCGAGCGATCGATGGGGCGGGTCCGGACCCGGGACAAGGGGCCGCGGGTGATCGACCTTGACCTTCTCCTCTCCGGGAACGATATCCGATCCGGGGTGGCCCTTCAGGTGCCCCACCCCCGGATGCACCTGCGGCGTTTCGTTCTCGTGCCGCTGGCGGAGATCTCCCCGGGGGCCTGGCACCCCGTCCTCAACCTGACGGCGGCGGAATTGCTCGCGAAGTGCCCCGATCGATCCCGCGTGGAACGGGTGCTGCTATAA
- a CDS encoding deoxynucleoside kinase — translation MNFKFIAVEGPIGVGKTSLVDLLVERFEAARILEKVENPFLNDFYQDRPGAAFQCQLFFLLNRFRQQQELAQGSLFQKTLICDYIFAKDKIFAYLNLDDSELMLYEKLYGVLEPQVPHPDLVIYLQARDAVLMERIRSRHRNYEREISETYVAELNRAYNYFFFHYNRTPLLVIDTSEIDFVKSREDLEELFRQIDTMQKGVQYYIPLGSAKGPGLARA, via the coding sequence ATGAATTTCAAGTTCATCGCGGTCGAGGGCCCGATCGGCGTCGGCAAGACGAGTCTTGTCGATCTGCTGGTGGAGCGCTTCGAGGCGGCCCGCATCCTGGAGAAGGTCGAGAACCCGTTTCTCAACGACTTCTACCAGGATCGCCCGGGCGCCGCCTTCCAATGCCAGCTCTTCTTTCTCCTGAATCGCTTCCGCCAGCAGCAGGAGCTGGCGCAGGGGAGCCTGTTCCAGAAGACCCTGATCTGCGACTACATCTTCGCCAAGGACAAGATCTTCGCCTACCTCAACCTGGACGACTCGGAGCTGATGCTGTACGAGAAGCTCTACGGCGTCCTCGAGCCGCAGGTGCCGCACCCCGACCTGGTGATCTACCTGCAGGCCCGGGATGCCGTGCTGATGGAGCGCATCCGCTCCCGGCACCGGAACTACGAACGGGAGATCTCGGAGACCTACGTCGCCGAGCTGAATCGCGCGTACAATTACTTCTTCTTTCACTACAACAGGACCCCGCTCCTGGTCATCGACACGTCGGAGATCGACTTCGTGAAGAGCCGGGAGGACCTGGAGGAGCTGTTCCGGCAGATCGACACGATGCAGAAGGGCGTGCAGTACTACATCCCGCTCGGATCCGCGAAAGGACCGGGACTGGCACGCGCGTAG
- the glmS gene encoding glutamine--fructose-6-phosphate transaminase (isomerizing) has protein sequence MCGIVGYVGQKKVSTVLLDGLRRLEYRGYDSAGIAVINHGAIQVVRSAGKLRDLEENLRLVNLEGSFGIGHTRWATHGRPTEENAHPHRDCTGNLVVVHNGIIENYKDLKRELAAQGHHLKTETDTEVIAHLIEEYRKGGDVSLEDGVRRAVARLGGSYAFCVVSAHDPMKIVAVRNGPPLVVGLGKDEYFVASDVPAILHHTRDVFFLDDHEVAVITEQGIVITDPAGQPISKRVQRITWDPIMAEKAGFKHFMLKEIYEQPRAIRDTLLGRVSQDTGQIFLDEMEITLEEFRNCRKLHLVACGTSWHAALIGKFLIERLARLPVEVDIASEFRYRNPILEKDHLVEVISQSGETADTLAAQREARGRGVKTIAICNVVGSMITREAQGVIYTHAGPEIGVASTKAFTGQIAALFLQALHLGVARGALTLEESKEHIKNLLHLPTQIEQVLAKDAEIEEIAKDYHRASDFLYLGRGINYPIALEGALKMKEISYIHAEGYPAGEMKHGPIALIDRSLPVVALVFGDTLYEKMMTNLEEARARDGAIIAVTHEGNDEVPRRADRTITVPRTSDLLTPILAVLPLQLLAYHIALRRGCDVDQPRNLAKSVTVE, from the coding sequence ATGTGCGGCATCGTCGGGTACGTCGGGCAGAAGAAGGTCAGCACCGTCCTTCTGGACGGTTTGCGGCGGCTCGAATACCGGGGCTACGACTCCGCCGGCATCGCCGTCATCAACCACGGCGCCATCCAGGTCGTGCGCAGCGCGGGGAAGCTCCGCGACCTCGAGGAGAACCTCCGCCTGGTCAACCTGGAGGGATCCTTCGGTATCGGCCACACCCGATGGGCCACCCATGGCCGTCCGACCGAGGAGAACGCCCACCCGCATCGCGACTGCACCGGCAACCTCGTGGTGGTGCACAACGGCATCATCGAGAATTACAAGGACCTGAAACGGGAGCTCGCGGCCCAGGGCCACCACCTCAAGACCGAGACCGACACCGAAGTGATCGCCCACCTGATCGAGGAGTACCGCAAGGGCGGCGACGTGTCGCTGGAGGACGGCGTGCGGCGCGCCGTCGCGCGCCTGGGGGGCAGCTACGCCTTCTGCGTGGTCTCGGCGCACGACCCGATGAAGATCGTGGCGGTGCGCAACGGGCCGCCCCTGGTCGTGGGCCTCGGCAAGGACGAGTACTTCGTCGCCTCCGACGTCCCGGCGATCCTGCACCACACGCGCGACGTCTTCTTCCTCGACGACCACGAGGTCGCGGTGATCACCGAACAGGGGATCGTGATCACCGACCCGGCCGGCCAGCCGATCAGCAAGCGGGTGCAGCGCATCACCTGGGACCCGATCATGGCCGAGAAGGCCGGCTTCAAGCATTTCATGCTGAAGGAGATCTACGAGCAGCCGCGCGCCATCCGCGATACCCTTCTGGGCCGCGTTTCGCAGGACACGGGCCAGATTTTCCTGGACGAGATGGAGATCACCCTGGAGGAGTTCCGCAACTGCCGGAAGCTCCACCTGGTCGCCTGCGGCACCTCCTGGCACGCGGCGCTGATCGGCAAGTTCCTGATCGAGCGGCTGGCGCGGCTCCCCGTGGAGGTGGACATCGCCTCCGAGTTCCGCTACCGGAACCCGATCCTCGAGAAGGACCACCTGGTCGAGGTGATCAGCCAGTCGGGCGAGACGGCCGACACGCTGGCGGCCCAGCGCGAGGCGCGCGGCCGGGGCGTCAAGACGATCGCCATCTGCAACGTCGTGGGCTCGATGATCACCCGCGAGGCGCAGGGCGTGATCTACACGCACGCCGGCCCCGAGATCGGCGTCGCCTCCACCAAGGCCTTCACGGGGCAGATCGCGGCCCTGTTCCTGCAGGCCCTGCACCTGGGGGTGGCCCGCGGCGCCCTCACCCTCGAGGAATCGAAGGAGCACATCAAGAACCTGCTCCACCTGCCGACGCAGATCGAGCAGGTCCTGGCGAAGGACGCCGAGATCGAGGAGATCGCCAAGGACTACCACCGGGCGTCGGACTTCCTCTACCTCGGGCGCGGCATCAACTACCCGATCGCCCTCGAAGGCGCCCTGAAGATGAAGGAGATCTCCTACATCCACGCCGAGGGGTACCCGGCCGGCGAGATGAAGCACGGCCCGATCGCCCTCATCGATCGCAGCCTGCCGGTGGTCGCCCTGGTCTTCGGCGACACGCTCTACGAGAAGATGATGACGAACCTCGAGGAGGCCCGGGCGCGCGACGGCGCGATCATCGCCGTCACCCACGAAGGGAACGACGAGGTGCCGCGCCGCGCCGATCGCACCATCACCGTGCCGCGGACCTCGGACCTCCTGACGCCGATCCTGGCCGTCCTCCCGCTCCAGCTCCTCGCCTACCACATCGCCCTGCGGCGCGGCTGCGACGTCGATCAGCCGCGCAACCTGGCCAAGTCCGTCACGGTGGAGTAG
- the glmU gene encoding bifunctional UDP-N-acetylglucosamine diphosphorylase/glucosamine-1-phosphate N-acetyltransferase GlmU, which translates to MVLAAGLGKRMLSESSKLVHAVAGRPMVRHVVEAAKAAGMARTVVVVGNQADEVRRAVGEGDKRIGFAYQNAQLGTGHAVLSAESQLLGYEGDVLILNGDLPALRPDTLKGFLDFHRASGAPLSLLTTVVSDPKGYGRVMRTYSGDVSRIVEESDATTEEKATREINCGIYCSDAQWLWDPLKRARADNAKKEIYLTDLVEILRRDGHKVAAYRHPDPEEVLGVNDRRELAAAVRALHRRKSAALMQEGVTILDPVTAYIDVEVKVGPDTIIEPGVMLLGATEIGRGVVIGTGTRIADSVVGDGTAILPYCVIAQSRIGRGCRIGPFAHLRPETQLEEDVRVGNFVEIKKTRMATGSKANHLTYLGDAEVGRKANIGAGTITCNFDGVSKLRTVIEDEVFVGSDTQLVAPVRIRKGAFIGAGSTITKDVPPYALAVSRAEQVVKEDWVKRFGPQARRKGHKSKGGRSD; encoded by the coding sequence ATGGTTCTCGCCGCCGGGCTCGGGAAGCGCATGCTGTCGGAGTCCTCCAAGCTCGTCCACGCCGTGGCCGGCCGGCCCATGGTCCGGCACGTGGTCGAGGCGGCGAAGGCGGCGGGCATGGCGCGCACCGTCGTCGTCGTGGGCAACCAGGCGGACGAGGTGCGGCGCGCCGTGGGCGAGGGGGACAAGCGGATCGGCTTCGCCTATCAGAACGCGCAGCTCGGCACCGGGCACGCCGTCCTGTCGGCGGAATCGCAGCTTCTCGGTTACGAAGGGGACGTCCTGATCCTCAACGGCGACCTGCCGGCCCTCCGCCCCGACACGCTGAAAGGGTTCCTCGACTTCCATCGCGCCTCCGGAGCGCCGCTGAGCCTTTTGACCACCGTCGTCTCCGACCCGAAGGGGTACGGACGGGTCATGCGCACCTACAGCGGGGACGTGTCGCGCATCGTGGAGGAGTCGGACGCCACGACGGAGGAGAAGGCCACGCGGGAGATCAACTGCGGCATCTACTGCTCCGACGCCCAGTGGCTGTGGGACCCGTTGAAGCGCGCGCGGGCCGACAATGCGAAGAAGGAGATCTACCTGACCGACCTCGTCGAGATCCTGCGGCGCGACGGCCACAAGGTGGCCGCCTACCGCCATCCCGATCCCGAAGAGGTGCTGGGGGTCAATGATCGGCGCGAGCTGGCGGCGGCCGTCCGGGCCCTGCACCGGCGCAAGTCGGCCGCCCTGATGCAGGAGGGGGTGACCATCCTCGATCCCGTGACCGCCTACATCGACGTGGAGGTCAAAGTGGGCCCGGACACGATCATCGAGCCCGGGGTCATGCTCCTGGGGGCCACGGAGATCGGGCGCGGTGTGGTGATCGGAACCGGCACGCGCATCGCCGATTCGGTCGTCGGCGACGGCACCGCGATCCTTCCGTACTGCGTCATCGCCCAGTCGAGAATCGGGCGCGGCTGCCGGATCGGCCCGTTCGCCCACCTCCGTCCCGAGACCCAGCTCGAGGAGGACGTGCGCGTCGGCAACTTCGTGGAGATCAAGAAGACCCGCATGGCGACCGGGAGCAAGGCCAACCACCTCACCTATCTGGGGGACGCCGAGGTCGGCCGCAAGGCCAACATCGGCGCCGGAACGATCACCTGCAATTTCGACGGGGTCTCGAAGCTGCGCACCGTCATCGAGGACGAGGTGTTCGTCGGCAGCGACACGCAGCTCGTCGCCCCGGTGCGAATCCGCAAGGGCGCCTTCATCGGCGCCGGTTCGACCATCACGAAAGACGTCCCCCCGTATGCCCTGGCCGTCTCGCGCGCCGAGCAGGTGGTGAAGGAGGACTGGGTGAAGAGGTTCGGCCCCCAGGCGCGGCGGAAGGGCCACAAGAGCAAGGGCGGGCGATCGGACTAG
- a CDS encoding acetyl-CoA C-acetyltransferase, which translates to MKKAVIVSACRTPVGKFLGALKGFQATDLGALAVKEAVRRADLRPEQVDEVIMGNVLSAGLGQNPARQAALRGGLPVTVPALTVNKVCGSGLKAVALAAQSIRAEDHEVIVAGGMESMSNAPFLVRGAREGLRLGHGELVDSMVHDGLWDVYENFHMGCCGEAVAEQYDIPRQAQDEYALGSHRKAIAAIDAGKFKAEIMPVPVPQRKGPAVLFDTDESPRRDSSIEALARLKPAFKEGGTVTAGNAPGVNDGAAALVVMSGDRAAGAGRKPLGEIVAYASSGIEPKMVMMAPVAAVTRVLEKAGWRTDEVDLFELNEAFSVQAVALLRELKLKPERVNVNGGAVALGHPIGCSGARVLTTLLYALADRKAKRGVAALCLGGGNAVAMAIRAL; encoded by the coding sequence ATGAAGAAGGCGGTCATCGTCAGCGCCTGCAGGACGCCCGTCGGCAAGTTTCTTGGTGCTCTCAAGGGATTCCAGGCGACCGATCTCGGTGCCCTCGCCGTCAAGGAGGCGGTGCGCCGCGCCGACCTCCGTCCCGAGCAGGTGGACGAGGTGATCATGGGGAACGTGCTGTCGGCCGGTCTCGGTCAGAATCCCGCCCGCCAGGCCGCCCTGAGAGGGGGCCTGCCGGTGACGGTCCCCGCCCTGACGGTCAACAAGGTCTGCGGATCCGGCCTGAAGGCGGTGGCCCTGGCGGCGCAGTCGATCCGGGCGGAAGACCACGAAGTCATCGTGGCCGGGGGCATGGAGTCGATGAGCAACGCTCCGTTCCTGGTGCGCGGCGCCCGTGAGGGGCTGCGGCTCGGGCACGGCGAGCTGGTCGATTCGATGGTCCACGACGGGCTCTGGGACGTTTACGAGAACTTCCACATGGGCTGCTGCGGCGAGGCGGTGGCTGAGCAATACGACATTCCGAGGCAGGCGCAGGACGAATATGCCCTGGGCAGCCACCGGAAGGCGATCGCGGCCATCGACGCCGGCAAGTTCAAGGCGGAGATCATGCCGGTCCCGGTGCCCCAGAGGAAGGGGCCGGCGGTCCTGTTCGACACCGACGAGTCGCCGCGGCGCGACTCCTCGATTGAGGCCCTGGCCAGGCTGAAGCCGGCCTTCAAGGAGGGCGGGACGGTCACGGCCGGCAACGCCCCCGGGGTGAACGACGGGGCGGCGGCCCTGGTCGTCATGTCCGGGGATCGGGCCGCGGGGGCCGGCAGGAAACCGCTCGGGGAGATCGTGGCGTACGCCAGCAGCGGGATCGAGCCGAAGATGGTGATGATGGCGCCGGTTGCGGCGGTGACCCGCGTGCTCGAAAAGGCGGGATGGCGGACCGACGAGGTCGACCTGTTCGAGCTGAACGAGGCCTTCTCGGTGCAGGCGGTGGCGCTCCTGCGCGAGCTGAAGCTGAAGCCCGAGCGGGTCAACGTGAACGGTGGGGCCGTCGCGCTGGGGCACCCGATCGGCTGCAGCGGGGCCCGCGTCCTGACGACGCTCCTGTATGCCCTCGCCGATCGCAAGGCGAAGCGCGGCGTGGCCGCTCTCTGCCTCGGTGGCGGGAACGCCGTGGCGATGGCGATCCGCGCCCTATGA
- a CDS encoding lysyl oxidase family protein, producing MPAQRRCSVRDIHRLLFAAVVIGATVLAAAAALAQNCTPQNTCTDPRGCPDFRVDPGALLYVLTLGNTAIDKRTYAPTDCSVVEGEVPAGTNDFLLFSTAITNFGPGALTLGNPADHPEWFDLVTCHGHPHIKEYADYRLWTADGYNQWIALRAANPGACAQDLLDANPAIAAQMIKGGKRGFCLYDVLAHNDLSTVSRTCTAPLDPQTYLDCNNSGLSVCWLDIYEPIPGIDGQSLPITDLPNGNYVLENEANARHFFTETEYINNSAAVSFRLHQGKIAKKPKPAILTP from the coding sequence ATGCCCGCTCAACGTCGTTGTTCTGTTCGGGACATCCATCGCCTGCTTTTCGCCGCCGTCGTGATTGGCGCCACGGTCCTGGCCGCGGCTGCCGCTCTGGCCCAGAACTGCACCCCGCAGAACACCTGCACCGATCCGCGCGGCTGCCCCGACTTCCGCGTCGATCCCGGGGCGCTGCTGTACGTCCTCACCTTGGGGAATACTGCCATCGACAAGCGCACTTACGCACCGACCGACTGCTCGGTCGTCGAGGGGGAGGTCCCGGCCGGCACCAACGACTTCCTCTTGTTCAGCACCGCGATTACCAACTTCGGCCCGGGTGCGTTGACTCTCGGAAACCCTGCCGACCATCCGGAATGGTTCGACCTGGTCACCTGTCACGGGCATCCGCACATCAAGGAATACGCCGACTACCGACTCTGGACCGCCGACGGCTACAACCAGTGGATCGCCCTGCGCGCCGCCAATCCAGGGGCGTGCGCCCAGGACCTGCTCGACGCCAACCCGGCGATCGCGGCCCAGATGATCAAGGGGGGGAAGCGCGGATTCTGTCTCTACGACGTCCTGGCGCACAACGACCTGAGCACGGTGTCGAGAACCTGCACCGCCCCGCTCGACCCGCAGACTTATCTCGACTGCAATAACTCGGGCCTCAGTGTCTGCTGGCTGGACATCTACGAGCCGATACCCGGCATCGACGGCCAGTCGCTTCCCATCACCGATCTTCCGAACGGGAACTATGTCCTCGAGAACGAGGCGAACGCGCGCCACTTCTTCACGGAGACCGAGTACATCAACAACTCCGCGGCGGTCAGTTTCCGTTTGCACCAGGGCAAGATCGCCAAGAAACCGAAGCCTGCGATCCTGACGCCCTAG
- a CDS encoding bifunctional 5,10-methylenetetrahydrofolate dehydrogenase/5,10-methenyltetrahydrofolate cyclohydrolase produces MAAELLDGAAVARAIRGEVAREVAELVKRTGTAPRLAAVLVGDDPASQVYVRNKVSACLEVGMRSEEVRLPAGTPQERLMARIRQLNEDPDLDGILVQLPLPRALDRVSVILALDPAKDVDGLHPLNAGRLLMKLDAPIPCTPAGIVDLLERYRLPIAGQHAVIVGRSEIVGRPLSILMMQRDATVTVCHSKTRDLPAITRQGDILVAAVGRPAFLGRDHIRAGATVIDVGVNRVADPAAAAALFGNDSPRVSQVRERGYTLVGDVHPGEAAAMAGHLTPVPGGIGPLTIACLLRNTLRAARLRRRLVAQ; encoded by the coding sequence GTGGCAGCCGAACTGCTCGACGGGGCCGCGGTGGCCCGGGCAATCCGGGGGGAAGTCGCCCGGGAGGTCGCCGAGCTGGTGAAGCGGACCGGCACCGCGCCGCGCCTCGCCGCGGTGCTCGTCGGAGACGATCCAGCCTCCCAGGTCTATGTCCGGAACAAGGTCTCCGCCTGCCTCGAGGTGGGCATGCGCTCGGAGGAAGTCCGGCTGCCGGCCGGCACCCCCCAGGAGCGGCTCATGGCCCGCATCCGGCAGCTCAACGAGGACCCCGACCTCGACGGTATCCTGGTGCAGCTGCCGCTGCCGCGCGCCCTGGACAGGGTGTCCGTCATCCTGGCGCTCGACCCGGCCAAGGACGTGGACGGCCTGCACCCCCTGAACGCGGGGCGCCTCCTGATGAAGCTCGACGCCCCGATCCCGTGCACGCCCGCCGGCATCGTCGACCTGCTCGAGCGCTACCGCCTGCCGATCGCCGGACAGCACGCGGTCATCGTCGGCCGGAGCGAAATCGTCGGCCGGCCGCTGTCGATCCTCATGATGCAGCGTGACGCGACGGTCACGGTCTGCCACTCGAAGACCCGGGATCTGCCGGCCATCACGCGCCAGGGGGACATTCTCGTCGCGGCCGTCGGCCGCCCCGCTTTCCTGGGGCGCGACCACATCCGCGCGGGGGCGACGGTCATCGACGTCGGAGTGAACCGCGTGGCCGATCCCGCCGCGGCGGCGGCCCTCTTCGGGAACGACTCGCCGCGCGTGAGCCAGGTGCGCGAGCGCGGCTACACCCTCGTGGGCGACGTCCACCCGGGCGAAGCGGCCGCCATGGCCGGACATCTCACACCGGTCCCCGGCGGCATCGGCCCCTTGACCATCGCCTGCCTGCTGCGCAACACGCTGCGCGCTGCACGGCTGCGCCGCCGGCTGGTGGCGCAATGA
- the panB gene encoding 3-methyl-2-oxobutanoate hydroxymethyltransferase — protein MNRPPRAPAMQGPSASSEKKVTVPELRAARSAGRRIVMLTAYDYPTARILEAAGVDILLVGDSLGNNVLGYESTLPVTMEEMLHHTRAVTRAARRALVVSDMPYLSFQTGRRDAIRNAGRFLKEGGAAAVKIEGGRRRAPLVRAFLDAEIPVMGHIGLTPQSVHLMGGYRVQGKKADQARALVEDAVALEEAGAFSLVLEGMPESVGRMVTEAVGIPTIGIGAGRFCDGQVLVIHDMLGLGEAPPPRFARRYAEIGREIEDAARRFIADVRAGSFPSEAEIYTSPEALASARGAGPGTRTGS, from the coding sequence ATGAACCGCCCGCCCAGGGCCCCGGCCATGCAGGGGCCGTCCGCGTCTTCCGAAAAAAAAGTGACCGTGCCGGAGCTGCGCGCCGCCAGGAGCGCCGGCCGCCGCATCGTCATGCTGACCGCCTACGACTACCCGACCGCCCGGATCCTCGAGGCCGCCGGCGTCGACATCCTCCTGGTAGGGGACAGCCTGGGGAACAACGTCCTCGGGTACGAAAGCACCCTGCCGGTCACCATGGAGGAGATGCTGCACCATACGCGCGCGGTGACGCGGGCGGCGCGGCGCGCCCTGGTCGTCTCCGACATGCCGTACCTGTCGTTCCAGACCGGCCGGCGGGACGCCATCAGGAACGCCGGCCGCTTCCTGAAGGAGGGGGGGGCGGCGGCCGTCAAGATCGAAGGCGGCCGCAGGCGCGCCCCCCTGGTCAGGGCTTTCCTCGACGCCGAAATCCCCGTCATGGGGCACATCGGCCTCACCCCTCAGTCGGTCCATCTGATGGGGGGCTACCGGGTGCAGGGGAAGAAGGCCGACCAGGCCCGCGCCCTCGTGGAGGACGCCGTGGCGCTCGAGGAGGCGGGGGCCTTCTCCCTGGTCCTCGAGGGGATGCCCGAATCGGTGGGCCGCATGGTGACCGAGGCGGTCGGCATCCCGACGATCGGAATCGGCGCGGGGCGCTTCTGCGACGGCCAGGTCCTGGTGATTCACGACATGCTCGGACTGGGAGAGGCGCCTCCGCCCCGGTTCGCGCGCCGTTACGCGGAGATCGGGCGGGAGATCGAAGATGCGGCGCGCCGCTTCATCGCGGACGTCCGGGCGGGCTCGTTTCCATCCGAGGCGGAGATCTACACCTCCCCGGAGGCCCTGGCGTCGGCGCGCGGGGCGGGACCCGGCACCCGGACAGGCTCCTAG
- the coaE gene encoding dephospho-CoA kinase (Dephospho-CoA kinase (CoaE) performs the final step in coenzyme A biosynthesis.) has protein sequence MTQGRDRASGTTLPLIPRAGPLDGRGKPFVLRVGLTGGIAAGKTTVARIFASLGATILDADEIAHRLVEKEAPAYQPVIQAFGEEILNPDRSISRPRLARLIFSDPQRRAALEAILHPLIRKEEANLVELLADTGQGRIAVSNAALLIETGIYRDYHRVIVVHCAPGTQLDRIVRRDGLSEEEARARIGAQMDSREKLKVAHYAIDTTPGMSATEARARAVFRHLQQDLQALSDVS, from the coding sequence ATGACCCAGGGGCGCGACCGCGCTTCCGGCACGACCTTGCCGCTAATTCCCCGGGCCGGGCCGCTCGACGGTCGCGGCAAGCCGTTTGTCCTGCGCGTCGGCCTGACCGGAGGGATCGCCGCCGGCAAGACGACCGTGGCCCGCATCTTCGCCTCCCTCGGGGCGACCATCCTCGACGCCGACGAGATCGCCCACCGGCTGGTGGAGAAGGAAGCCCCAGCCTACCAGCCGGTGATCCAGGCGTTCGGCGAGGAGATCCTGAACCCGGACCGCTCGATCAGCCGCCCGAGGCTGGCGCGGCTCATTTTTTCCGATCCGCAGCGGCGCGCCGCCCTCGAAGCGATCCTGCACCCGCTCATCCGCAAGGAGGAAGCCAACCTCGTCGAGCTGCTCGCCGACACCGGCCAGGGGAGGATTGCCGTCTCCAACGCCGCCCTCCTGATCGAGACCGGGATCTACCGCGACTACCACCGGGTCATCGTGGTGCACTGCGCGCCGGGGACCCAGCTCGACCGCATCGTCCGGCGGGACGGCCTGTCCGAGGAGGAGGCCCGGGCGCGCATCGGCGCCCAGATGGACAGCCGCGAGAAGCTGAAGGTCGCCCACTACGCCATCGACACCACCCCCGGCATGTCGGCCACCGAGGCGCGCGCACGCGCAGTCTTCCGCCATCTCCAGCAGGACCTGCAGGCCCTCTCCGACGTGTCCTAG
- a CDS encoding tetratricopeptide repeat protein has product MKKAAAKKSNKAAGTTPTNTWMIHEKAIKEFERGVSLLQKQSYPEALEHFQAVVTGFPQEKELTDRAQVYVRICNGMADRREPQPRKPEDYFYYGVMKANEANYEEAVKLLERALQTSPKDEKVHYVLASTLAQKGERREALEHLKEAIELNITNRIHARNDPDFEQLRDDENFQNLIHPEEM; this is encoded by the coding sequence ATGAAGAAGGCAGCAGCGAAGAAGAGCAACAAGGCGGCGGGGACGACCCCCACGAACACGTGGATGATCCATGAGAAGGCGATCAAGGAGTTCGAGCGGGGCGTCTCCCTTCTGCAGAAGCAGAGCTACCCCGAGGCGCTGGAGCACTTCCAGGCGGTGGTCACCGGCTTCCCGCAGGAGAAGGAGCTCACCGACCGGGCCCAGGTGTACGTCCGGATCTGCAACGGCATGGCCGACCGGCGAGAGCCGCAGCCGCGCAAGCCGGAGGATTACTTCTATTACGGAGTCATGAAGGCGAACGAGGCGAATTACGAGGAGGCGGTGAAGCTCCTGGAGCGCGCCCTGCAGACCAGCCCCAAGGACGAGAAGGTGCACTACGTCCTGGCCTCCACGCTCGCGCAGAAAGGGGAGCGCCGTGAGGCCCTGGAGCACCTGAAAGAGGCGATCGAGCTGAACATCACGAACCGCATCCACGCGCGCAACGATCCGGATTTCGAGCAGTTGCGTGACGATGAGAACTTCCAGAACCTGATCCATCCGGAAGAGATGTAG
- the panC gene encoding pantoate--beta-alanine ligase — protein MQVIVTAQAMQAWSRAARGAGKRIGLVPTMGALHRGHLSLIERARAECGAVVVSIYVNPFQFGPGEDFRAYPRDPEKDAAMARTAGCDALFIPPDEEVHPPGHRTFVEVQGMQDVLCGRSRPGHFRGVATVVAKLFAIVRPDAAYFGEKDAQQVRILRRMERDLKMGVEIVSCPIVREEDGLALSSRNAYLTLAERRAAPVLYRALRAAADRARAGETDAARLVALVRDTISSEPLARLDYAEAVDGETLEPATAAVPGTLLAVAAWFGHARLIDNISF, from the coding sequence ATGCAGGTGATCGTCACCGCGCAGGCGATGCAGGCCTGGTCGCGCGCCGCGCGCGGGGCCGGGAAGCGGATCGGCCTGGTGCCGACCATGGGTGCTCTTCACCGGGGGCACCTGTCGCTCATCGAAAGGGCCCGGGCCGAATGCGGCGCCGTCGTCGTGTCGATCTACGTCAACCCGTTCCAGTTCGGCCCGGGGGAAGACTTCCGGGCCTACCCGCGCGATCCGGAGAAGGACGCCGCGATGGCGAGAACGGCCGGATGCGACGCCCTGTTCATTCCGCCGGACGAGGAGGTCCATCCTCCCGGCCACCGGACGTTCGTGGAGGTCCAGGGGATGCAGGACGTTCTCTGCGGCCGCAGCCGCCCCGGGCACTTCCGCGGCGTGGCGACGGTGGTGGCCAAGCTGTTCGCCATCGTGCGGCCGGACGCCGCCTACTTCGGTGAAAAGGATGCGCAGCAGGTGCGCATCCTCCGGAGGATGGAGCGCGATCTTAAAATGGGGGTCGAGATCGTCTCGTGCCCCATCGTGCGGGAAGAGGACGGCCTGGCCCTGTCGTCCCGCAACGCCTATCTGACCCTCGCCGAGCGCCGGGCCGCGCCGGTGCTCTATCGGGCGCTTCGCGCCGCGGCCGATCGCGCCCGCGCCGGCGAGACCGACGCCGCGCGCCTCGTCGCCCTGGTGCGCGACACCATCTCCTCCGAGCCGCTCGCCCGCCTCGACTACGCCGAGGCCGTGGACGGCGAGACGTTGGAACCGGCGACGGCCGCCGTCCCGGGCACGCTCCTGGCCGTCGCGGCCTGGTTCGGCCACGCCCGGCTGATCGACAACATCAGTTTCTAA